One genomic window of Arachis stenosperma cultivar V10309 chromosome 10, arast.V10309.gnm1.PFL2, whole genome shotgun sequence includes the following:
- the LOC130956212 gene encoding uncharacterized protein LOC130956212 gives MAPAKKGKAKAEPRAQPLPQTSDKFPSCIRIMSPSSVAVTIHAKPGSKSASVTDISDEAVGVQIDAPARDGEANAALLNYISSVLGVKRRQVSIGTGSKSRDKTVIVEDVTQQFVFDALDKVSKQQ, from the exons ATGGCGCCGGCGAAGAAGGGGAAAGCGAAGGCCGAACCCAGGGCGCAGCCTCTGCCACAAACATCAGACAAATTTCCGTCTTGTATAAGGATCATGTCTCCTTCTTCCGTCGCCGTAACGATCCACGCCAAACCCGGATCCAAATCCGCATCCGTAACAG ATATCAGCGATGAAGCGGTAGGAGTTCAAATCGACGCGCCTGCCAGGGATGGAGAAGCAAACGCCGCTCTTCTCAATTACATTAGCTCT GTTTTAGGTGTAAAACGAAGGCAGGTTTCTATAGGAACTGGTTCTAAATCAAGAGACAAGACGGTGATTGTGGAGGATGTAACTCAGCAATTTGTTTTTGACGCATTGGATAAAGTCTCAAAGCAGCAGTGA
- the LOC130956009 gene encoding probable serine/threonine-protein kinase WNK7: MVGTSSSDEGAGHPEPLDPDVLEIDPTGRYIKYKEMIGKGAFKTVYRAFDEVNGLEVAWSQVRIDEVLQSPDDLERLYSEVHLLRSLKHNNIVRFYNSWIDDKHRTVNMITELFTSGSLRQYCKRHKKINIKAIKGWARQILMGLSYLHNHSPPIIHRDLKCDNIFINGHQGEVKIGDLGLATLLKEGNAKSVIGTPEFMAPELYDESYNELVDIYSFGMCMLELVTSEYPYSECRNSAQIFKKVSTGVKPFGLSKVKDPDVKSFIEKCLVPASQRLSAKELLMDPFLQANGSVTNRPLPLPDIVLPKFGAFENRCLMSEGPASARIGSIPMDPGGTNELPVTAVFYNNNGDDGTPSPCVEIRRQKGSDIFFLRGEENDENSVSLVLRIADQSGRARNIHFIFYLSSDTAISVSTEMVEQLDLAQQNVKFIAEIIDLLLMTLVPDWKPCVPVDHLASPNVRWPHSSQQNSSGFSMFKNSSEGGSQTANKNAGTTLISRSAQRGNNENTTFHKAWSQASIGLQEGTMADDLRSEMSYTSATSNLAGKNLSMVSLASLVSANSEFADLGLTRTIGGSQSSFDYETEVSHDMESDGMMNSSSTHPPVVSSVSEPQDELRIELAKVEQQYQDAIKDLSERRYLAIMETRKRLAQKMPL, from the exons ATGGTGGGAACATCAAGCTCAGACGAAGGTGCAGGGCATCCAGAGCCTCTTGATCCCgatgtgcttgaaattgatcctacCGGTCGCTACATTAAG TATAAAGAAATGATCGGCAAAGGAGCTTTCAAGACTGT TTACAGGGCATTTGATGAAGTCAATGGACTCGAAGTTGCTTGGAGCCAGGTTCGGATTGATGAAGTACTACAGTCACCAGATGACTTAGAGAGGCTGTACTCGGAGGTGCATCTCTTGAGGTCATTGAAACACAATAACATAGTAAGGTTCTACAATTCTTGGATTGACGACAAACACAGGACAGTTAACATGATTACAGAGCTTTTCACCTCGGGGAGCCTCAGACA GTATTGTAAGAGACACAAGAAGATCAACATTAAGGCTATTAAGGGATGGGCAAGACAAATTTTAATGGGTTTAAGCTACCTCCATAATCACAGCCCTCCAATTATACATAGGGACCTGAAATGtgataatatatttataaacgGTCACCAAGGAGAAGTGAAAATTGGAGATCTGGGATTAGCAACTCTCTTGAAAGAGGGTAATGCTAAGAGCGTAATTG GAACTCCGGAGTTTATGGCACCTGAACTGTATGATGAAAGTTACAATGAGCTAGTTGACATATATTCTTTCGGGATGTGCATGCTTGAGTTGGTGACTTCTGAGTATCCCTACAGTGAATGTAGAAACTCAGCTCAGATATTCAAGAAAGTTTCAACT GGTGTAAAGCCCTTTGGTCTTTCTAAAGTCAAAGATCCAGATGTAAAATCATTTATTGAGAAATGCCTTGTCCCTGCATCTCAAAGATTGTCAGCTAAGGAGCTTCTCATGGATCCTTTTCTCCAAGCCAATGGTTCAGTAACAAATCGTCCTCTTCCATTACCAGATATTGTTCTTCCCAAATTTGGAGCCTTTGAAAATCGTTGCCTGATGTCAGAAGGTCCTGCTAGTGCACGCATAGGATCCATTCCCATGGATCCTGGTGGTACCAATGAGCTACCAGTGACTGCtgtattttataataataatggtgATGATGGAACACCTTCTCCATGTGTTGAGATACGAAGGCAGAAGGGAAGTGATATTTTCTTTCTGAGAGGCGAAGAAAATGATGAGAATTCAGTGTCTTTAGTTCTCCGAATAGCTGATCAGAGTG GGCGGGCAAGGAATATCCATTTCATATTTTACCTCAGCAGTGACACAGCCATCTCAGTTTCAACGGAAATGGTTGAGCAACTTGATCTTGCTCAGCAGAATGTTAAATTCATAGCTGAGATAATTGACTTGTTATTGATGACTTTGGTTCCTGATTGGAAACCTTGTGTACCGGTTGATCATCTGGCTTCTCCAAATGTTAGATGGCCACACTCGAGCCAACAGAACAGCTCTGGGTTTTCAATGTTCAAAAATAGTTCGGAAGGTGGTAGCCAAACTGCAAATAAAAATGCAGGTACAACATTGATTTCAAGGTCAGCACAAAGAGGAAACAATGAGAATACAACTTTTCACAAGGCATGGTCTCAAGCAAGCATTGGTCTTCAAGAAGGAACAATGGCAGATGATTTGCGTTCCGAGATGTCGTATACTTCTGCAACGTCTAACTTAGCCGGCAAGAATTTGTCCATGGTTTCATTGGCTTCATTGGTGTCTGCTAACTCAGAATTTGCAGACTTGGGTCTTACTAGGACAATCGGAGGTAGTCAATCCTCGTTTGATTATGAAACTGAGGTATCACATGACATGGAAAGTGATGGTATGATGAACTCCTCCTCCACTCATCCCCCCGTTGTTTCTTCCGTGTCTGAACCTCAGGATGAGTTAAGAATAGAGTTAGCAAAGGTTGAACAGCAATACCAAGATGCAATTAAAGATTTATCAGAAAGGAGATACCTTGCCATAATGGAAACTAGGAAGAGGCTGGCGCAAAAGATGCCATTATAG